One Calonectris borealis chromosome 16, bCalBor7.hap1.2, whole genome shotgun sequence DNA window includes the following coding sequences:
- the NHERF2 gene encoding Na(+)/H(+) exchange regulatory cofactor NHE-RF2 translates to MAKDQLKPRLCRMLKGESGYGFHLHGEKGKSGQFIRKVEPGSPAEAAGLRAGDRVVEVNGLNVEQETHHQVVQRIKAVETETRLLVVDKETDEYLCSLRLTCTEEMVHSGILLNSSVSPTKSVGSDNGEVWKPQLDLSGGSLQRHSHSFSSNGSRKDLNGQKELCPRLCHLKKGPNGYGFNLHSEKSRPGQFIRSVDPDSPASRAGLRPQDRLVEVNGINVEGLRHSEVVSHIKSRESEARLLVVDPETDDYFKKLGVTPTEEHTKGVVPQPMTNGSAQTQLNGGSTSSSHSDLQSPGKESEDGDAEKKDPFEESGLTLSPTAAEAKEKVRAKRVKKRAPQMDWNKKREIFSNF, encoded by the exons ATGGCCAAGGACCAGCTGAAGCCGCGGCTGTGCCGCATGCTGAAGGGGGAGAGCGGCTACGGCTTCCACCTGCACGGCGAGAAGGGCAAGAGCGGGCAGTTCATCCGCAAAGTGGAGCCCGGCTcgccggccgaggcggcggggctgcgcgccGGGGACCGCGTCGTCGAGGTGAACGGGCTCAACGTGGAGCAGGAGACGCACCACCAG GTTGTGCAGCGCATCAAAGCCGTGGAGACAGAGACGCGCTTGCTCGTGGTGGACAAGGAGACGGACGAGTACCTGTGCAGCCTGCGCCTGACGTGCACGGAGGAGATGGTGCACAGCGGGATCCTGCTGAACTCCAGCGTCTCGCCCACCAAGTCGGTGGGCAGCGACAACGGGGAGGTCTGGAAGCCGCAGCTGGATCTGAGCGGGGGCAGCCTCCAGCGGCACTCGCACAGCTTCTCCTCGAATGGCAGCAGGAAG GATTTAAACGGACAGAAGGAGCTGTGCCCACGTCTCTGCCATCTGAAGAAAGGCCCCAACGGCTACGGCTTCAACCTGCACAGCGAGAAGTCCCGGCCGGGGCAGTTCATCCGCTCGGTCGACCCCGACTCGCCGGCCTCCAGAGCGGGGCTGCGGCCCCAGGACCGGCTGGTGGAG GTGAACGGCATAAACGTGGAAGGCCTGCGGCACTCGGAGGTGGTGTCCCACATTAAGTCCAGGGAGAGCGAAGCCAGGCTCCTGGTGGTGGACCCCGAAACAGATGATTACTTCAAGAAGCTGGGGGTGACCCCCACGGAGGAGCACACCAAAG GTGTGGTACCTCAGCCCATGACAAACGGATCTGCACAGACTCAG CTGAATGGAGGATCCACATCTTCGTCTCACAGTGACCTTCAAAGTCCTGGGAAGGAATCGGAG GATGGAGACGCGGAGAAGAAAGACCCGTTTGAGGAGAGCGGGCTGACCCTGAGCCCAACGGCTGCCGAGGCCAAGGAGAAGGTGCGGGCCAAGCGGGTGAAGAAGAGAGCTCCGCAGATGGACTGGAACAAGAAACGAGAGATTTTCAGCAATTTCTGA